In Electrophorus electricus isolate fEleEle1 chromosome 10, fEleEle1.pri, whole genome shotgun sequence, the genomic window TAAACAAACTAAAGAATATTGCTGAAGAAACCCAGAAGAGTAAGTTGCAGGCTGAAGGGGAGGTGGAAAGGTTTCGTAAGCTTGCCTTGGAGgaagagaacaggaggagagaaGCTGaggaaaaggtaaagaagattgcagcagcagagcaggaagCAGCTCGACAGCGGCAGACTGCCCAAGAGGAGGTGGAGCGTCTCAAAAAGAAGGCAGAAGAGGCCAGAAAGCAGAAGGACGATGCTGATATGGAGGCAGAGAAACAAATCCTGGTAGCAAAAGAGGCAGCTCAGAGATGCAGTGCTGCTGAGCATCAAGTCCAGAGTGTCCTTGTGCAGCAGAAAGAAGACAGCCTTGTGCAGGAAAAGCTAAAGGAAGAGTATGCAAAAGCCAAAAAGCTTGCTGAGGAAGCAGAGAAAGCCaaagaaaaggcagaaaatGAAGCTGCCCTTCTTCGGCAGAAAGCAGAGGAGGCAGAGCGTCAGCGTCAGGCAGCTGAAGAGGAAGCTAGCCGTCAGGCCCAAGCCCAGGAAGACGCTGAGAGAATAAGAAAGGAGGCTGAATTTGAAGCTGCCAAGCGTGCTCAAGCAGAGACTGCTGCACTGAGACAGAAACAGCAAGCTGATGCAGAAATGgcaaagcacaaaacacttgCAGAGCAAACTCTTAAGCAGAAATCTCAAGTTGAGCAAGAGCTTACCAAAGTGAAATTGCAGCTAGATGAAACTGACAAACAGAAATCACTTTTGGATGATGAGCTACATCGACTTAAGGATGAAGTCAGTGATGCTGTTAAACAGAAGGCCCAGGTAGAAGATGAACTATTTAAAGTTAAGATTCAAATGGAGGAGCTTATCAAACTCAAGATCCGAATTGAAGAGGAAAACCAGCGACTTATCCGAAAGGACAAGGACAATACTCAGAAGTTCCtggaagaggaggcagagaacATGAAAAAGTTAGCAGAAGAAGCTGCTAGACTCAGTATAGAGGCTCAGGAAGCAGCACGTATGAGACAGATAGCAGAGTCTGACCTTGCCCAGCAAAGGGCACTTGCTGAAAAAATGCTTAAGGAAAAGATGCAAGCTATTCAGGAAGCCTCCAGACTGAGAGCTGAAGCAGAAATGCTTCAGAGACAAAAAGATCTGGCTCAAGAACAGGCTCAAAAGCTGCTTGAAGACAAACAGCTGATGCAGCAGCGACTtgaagaagagacagagggattCCAGAAATCATTAGAAGCTGAACGCAAAAGACAGTTGGAGATCACAGCCGAAGCTGAGAAACTTAAACTCTGGGTGTCTCAGCTTAGTGATGCCCATTCAAAAGCTGAGGAGGAAGCAAAGAAATTCAAAAAGCAGGCAGATGAGATCAGCGCACGTCTTCATGAGACTGAGCTTGccacaaaagagaaaatgaccGTTGTTGAAAAATTGGAGGTACAGAGATTAAGCAGTAGTAAAGAAGCCAATGAGCTACGCCAAGCAATTGCTGaccttgaaaaagaaaagtctAAATTGAAAAAAGAGGCTGAAGACTTACAGAAAAAATCTCAAGAGGTATTGTGTTAAACATGGCATAGTTTTGCAGCTTATGTCATTGTTAACCCCCTCCCTAAAAACTAACATTGCTTAAATGatcaaatgtaattatttttcttccttATTCTAGGAAGTACATAATTTTGGCAATTACTCCTGATtaagtcatttttttcttaGAGTATAGCTTCTTTCAACTATAGAATGAGTGTTTACTCTGatattttattaacaatataGTTCGTTATGTAGAAAGAcaacttgtttatttatatttatgtaacaCTTTTTTCTCCAATTTCTCTAGATGGCAGCTGCACAACAGGAACAGATTAAACAGGAGAAAACAATCCTGCAGCAGACGTTCATCTCAGAAAAGGAGATGCtgttgaagaaagaaaaacaaattgaaGATGAGAAGAAAAGACTGGAAAGCCAGTTTGAAGAAGAAGTGAAAAAATCCAGAGCTCTACAGGAggaacaacagcagcaacaaaggCACatggaagaagagaaaaagaaacttcAGTCCACGATGGACACTGCtcttaagaaacaaaaagaagctgaagaggaaatgctcaaaaaacaaaaagaaatgcaagAGCTTGAGAGGAAGAAGCTCGAGCAGGAGAAAATGCTTGCTGAAGAAAATCAGAAGTTGCGTGATAAACTTCAGCAGCTTGAAGTTATTCAAACACACCAAATCTCCCGGACTCAAGAGATGGAAATTCAGACTGTTGACCTCAATGGCCAAAGTGTTGAAGTGGACAGTAGAAATGGAGAATCTGCCTTATATTTTGATGGCATTAGGGAGAAGGTCCCCGCAAGCCGCCTGTTAGAAGTAGGCCTATTGGGCAATAAGGATTATGACAAGCTAACAAAAGGCAAGATCAGAGTGAATGAGCTGAGCCAGACAGAAAACCTCAAAACAATTCTTAAGGGTAAGAACTGCATTGGGGGCCTTCTTGTTCACCCAAATAATAAAATGCCTATTTATCAAGCTATCAAAGAGAAGAAGATTGCTCCTGGAACTGGTTTGGTACTACTGGAAGCACAGGCAGCCTCTGGATATATTGTTGACCCTGTTAAAAACAAGAAGTTATCTGTCAATGAAGCTGTGAAGGAGGGTCTCATAGGACCTGAACTCCATAACAAAATGTTGTCTGCTGAAAAAGCTGTTACTGGTTATAAGGATCCGTACACAGAGGAAAAGATTTCACTCTTTGAGGCCATGAAGAAAGGCCTTATAGTGGAAGATCATGCAATCAGACTGCTTGAGGCTCAGATTGCTACTGGTGGAATCATTGACCCCATTAATAGCCACCGTGTACCAATTGAAACTGCTTATAAACAGGGACAGTTTGATGCAGAAATTAACAAAATTCTTCAAGATCCTTCAGATGACACAAAAGGATTCTTTGATCCAAACACCCAAGAAAACCTCACATACTTGCAGTTAATGGAGAGGTGCATCACTGATCCTGAAACTGGATTGCTCCTCCTGCCTGTTACAGAGAAGGCTGCTCTTAATGCCAGAACTTTCACTGAGGAAGAAACCAGAGATATCTTCCATAAGACAACTGTGTCTGTGCCATTTGGAAGATTCAAAGGAAAAACAGTTACTATCTGGGAAATTATTAATTCTGAGTACTTCACAGAGGACCAGAAAAAGGATCTAATTCGTCAGTACAAAACTGGCAAGATTACAGTAGAAAAGATCATTAAAATTGTAATCTCTGTtgcagaggaaaaagagaaaaagcatgAGCTTGAATTTGATGGCCTCAGAAGACCTGTTCCTGCAGCAGAGCTACTTGAATCCAAAGTTATTGACAAGGATCTCTATAACAAGTTACACAAAGGAAATAAGACTATCAAAGAGGTGTCTGAGATGGAGGCTGTGTATAAGTCTCTGAAGGGCTCAAACTTCATTGCAGGAGTGATCATCAACTCAACTAAAGAAATAATGTCATTATACCAGGCAATCAAAAAGAATGTGATGAAGCCAGGACATGCTATGAATCTATTAGAAGCTCAAGCTGCAACTGGATACATCATAGACCCTGTTAAAAACCAGATGTTTACAGTTGATGAAGCTGTCAAAGCTGGTGTTATTGGCCCTGAGCTGCATGAAAAACTTTTGTCTGCAGAAAGAGCCGTCACAGGCTACAGGGATCCTTACAGTGGACaaactgtgtctttgtttgagGCTATGAAGAAGGAACTGATTCACAAAGACCAGGGAATGAGGTTCCTTGATGCACAACTGGCAACAGGAGGTATTATAGACCCTGTGAAAAGCCATCACATTCCACATGACATCGCCTGCAAGCGGGGTTACTTTGCTGATGAAACCAATGAGGTCTTGAATAACCCAACAGATGAAATCAAAGGTTACTATGATCCTAACACCCAAGAATATGTCACATATATGCAGCTTCAGAAGAGGTGCCTCACTGACAAAAAGACAGGTCTTCAACTTCTGCCCCTATCTGAACAAGCGATCAGTAACAAAGAAGAACAGAAGTTCACTGAGGCACAGACCAAAGAAGCCATGACACAGGCAAACGTGGAAGTTCAGAGTGGACAATTTAAAGGAAGGAAAGTTACTATCTGGGAGATAATCAACTCAGATTATCTTACTGAGGAACAAAGGCTTGATTTGATCAGGCAATACAGGTCTGGGAAAATGACAATTGAGAAGATTATAAAGATTGTAATCACAATTGTAGATGAAAAAGAAGCCAAGAAACAAGAGCAATCCAGTTTCAAAGGGCTCAGGGCTCCCGTCCCAGCTAAATCCCTGTTTGACTCCAGAATTATTGATAAAACTACTCTTGATTTGCTTCAGCAAGGTAAGATGACTCCAGATGAGGTGAGCATAAACAATGCTGTTAACAAGTATCTACAAGGCTCTGAAAGCATTGCTGGAATATACCTTGAACCTACAAAAGAGAAAATTAGCATTTATCAAGCAATGAAAAAGAATCTCCTGAGACAGAACAAAGGAATAGCCCTGCTCGAAGCCCAAGCTGCTACAGGTTTTATTGTGGATCCTATAAAGAATCAGTTCCTTACAGTTGATGATGCTGTCAAAGCAGGTGTTGTGGGACCTGAGCTTCACGAAAAACTTCTCATTGCTGAAAAAGCTGTTACTGGCTACAAAGACCCATTCACAGGCAATAAAATCTCTGTATTCCAAGCAATGCAAAAAGATCTCATCCCCAAAGAACATGGCATGCCTCTCTTGGAGGCACAGACTTCCACTGGAGGAATTATTGATCCCATTAACAGTCATCGGATTCCCACTGATGCAGCATGCCAGCAGGGATATTTTAGCAAAGAAATGGCCAAGAGCATTGCTGAAATCTcggataaaaacaaaaccttctCTGACCCAGATACTGATGAAAATGTGTCATATAAACAATTGAAGGATAAGTGTATGACAGACCCTCAGACAGGCTTAAATCTCTTACGAATTTCTAAACCACAGGCACCAACATTGGTGGAAAAGACTTATCTTTACACTGAAGAACAAACACAGAGTGATCTAGCCAGTATTCAGGTTGACCTCCCGATTGAGAGTCATGCACAAGGCTCAATGTCCCTCTGGGATGTCATGAACTCTAAACTGCTACCTGAAGAGGAGAGGATAAAGCTACTGGATGATTATCGTTCTGGCAAAATAACAAAAGAGCGaatgataattataataattgaAATAATGGAGCAGAGAGAAATAATCAGAGGACAAACCATCAAGTCATACGACATAGTCAGACGCCGTGTCACTATTGAAGAACTCTATAATGCTCATATTATTGACTTAGACACTTACAACCTGCTGAAGCAAGAGAAGAAGACAATTCGTGAGATCATGGAGTTGCAGAGTGTTAAACAGTACTTGTTTGGTACAGGCAGTGTTGCAGGTGTGAGACCTGATTCCAGTTCTGCAATCAGTATTTATCAGGCAATGAAGAGAGGGTTAATGAAGCCAGAAGATGCTATTGGTCTCTTGGAAGCACAGGCAGCCACTGGGTTTATCATTGATCCCATTAGAAATGAGATGCTTACAGTTGATGAAGCAGTGCGGAAAGGGGTAGTCGGACCAGAAATTCATGACAAACTTCTGTCTGCAGAAAGAGCTGTTACTGGGTATAAGGATCCATATAGTGGGAAAATAATTTCTCTTTTCCAAGCAATGAAAAAGAACCTTGTACAAGAGGACTATGCTTTAAGGCTTCTTGAAGCTCAAATATCCACTGGAGGTATCATAGATCCAGAATTCAACTTCCATCTCCCAGCAGATGTTGCTACACAACGTGGCTATATCAGTAAAGAGACCTATGAGAGGCTTTCTGATGAAGTTAAGGGATATGTTGATCCTGTCACAGAGGAAAAGCTCTCATATTTCCAACTGCTCAAGAGATGCAAGGTTGATCAAAATGGACTGTATCTGCTGGCTTTAGCAGAAAAAAGACCAATGTTTAAGGGTCTCAGGAAGGAAATCACAATGGAAGAGTTAGTCCGTTCACAAATCATTGATGCAAAAACAGCATCTGATCTCAGTGAGGGTCTGATAACAGTTGAAGAGTTGAGCAGTAGACTCAAGAAGTATCTTGAGGGCACAAGTTGcattgctggtgtgtttctGGAAACAACTAAAGACCGTCTTTCCATATACCAAGCCATGAAAAAGAACATGATCAGGCCAGGAACTGCCTTTGAACTGCTGGAAGCTCAAGCAGCCACAGGATACATCATTGATCCCATCAAAAACCTTAAGCTTACAGTCAGTGAAGCTGTGAGAATGGGAATTGTGGGTCTAGAATTTAAAGACAAACTCATGTCTGCTGAACGGGCTGTCACTGGCTACAGAGACCCTTATACAGGCAAAACCATCTCCCTCTTCCAGGCTATGAAAAAAGGTCTCATCCTAAAAGATCATGGAATTCGTCTTCTTGAAGCACAAATTGCTACTGGAGGTATCATCGATCCTGAGGAAAGCCATCGTTTGCCAGTGGAAGTGGCCTACAACCGAGGATTCTTTGATCAGGAGATGAATGAAATTCTCAGTGATCCATCCGATGATACCAAGGGCTTCTTTGACCCAAACACAGAAGAGAACCTAACCTATCTGCAGCTAATGGAGAGATGCATTACAGACCCACAAACTGGTCTTGTGCTTTTGCTTCTAAAGGAAAAGAAACGGGAAAAAACATCATCATCCAAATCCTCTGTTCGCAAACGTAGAGTTGTAATTGTTGATCCCGAGACAGGCAAGGAAATGTCTGTGTATGAAGCTTATCGCAAGGGACTCATTGACCACCAGACATACCTTGAACTTTCAGAGCAGGAATGTGAATGGGAAGAAATTACAATGACTTCTTCTGATGGTGAAGAGAAGTCCATAATTATTGACAGGAGATCAGGTCGCCAGTATGACATTGCTGATGCTCTGGCAAGAGGCCTTATTGATCAGTCATCTCTTGACCAGTACCGCTCTGGAAATCTTGCCATTACAGAATTTGCTGACATGTTATCTGGAAACATGGGTGGCTTTCGTTCCCGGTCATCCTCCTTTGGATCCACTTCCTCTTATCCAATGAGTCCCATACCCTCCATCAAAACCCCCACATCTGTATGGAATGATCCAACTGAGGAGACTGGTCCTATTGCGGGAATTCTTGATACAGACACCCTAGAGAAGGTTTCAGTCTCTGAAGCCATGCACAGAAACTTAGTTGACAGCATCTCTGGACAGAGACTGTTGGAAGCACAAGCCTGCACAGGTGGCATAATAGACCCATCAACTGGGGAAAAGTTCTCTGTTGCTGATGCAGCCAGTGGGGGTCTTTTAGATAAGTCAATGGTCGACAGAATAAATTTAGCACAGAAAGCCTTCAATGGATTTGAGGATCCTAGAACCAAAGCAAAGATGTCTGCTGCTCAAGCCCTTAAGAAAGGCTGGCTGTATTATGAAGCTGGTCAGCGATTCCTGGAAGTGCAGTATCTCACTGGTGGTCTTATTGAGCCAGAGGCTGAAGGAAGAGTCT contains:
- the plecb gene encoding plectin isoform X10; this translates as MATGRRERLRELAVREESSSERSVSPCPGDTLPWNLPKHQRVKRSKSASAEVLDPAERAVIRIADERDRVQKKTFTKWVNKHLVKAQRHVTDLYEDLRDGHNLISLLEVLSGETLSRERDVVRSLRLPREKGRMRFHKLQNVNIALDFLKHRQVKLVNIRNDDIADGNPKLTLGLIWTIILHFQISDIQVNGQSDDMSAKEKLLLWSQHMVEGYPGLRCDNFTTSWRDGKLFNAVIHRHEPRFIDMSKVYRQTNLENLEQAFTVAERELGVTRLLDPEDVDVPHPDEKSIITYVSSLYDAMPRAPDVPDGVRVNELELRWQEYYELVTILLQWIRHHIVIFEERKFPASYEEIEILWRQFLRFKETELPAKESDKDRSKHIYQSFESAVQAGQIKVPPGYHPIDVEKEWGRLHVAILERERLLRTEFERLERLQRIVSKVQMESGVCEEQLNQLETVLQSDIRLLNAGKSAQHSAELERDLDKADGMIRLLFNDVQILKDGRHLQAEQMYRRVYRLHERLVNLRSDYNLRLKSGVMPAQASLVQTQVSSQRMRPELDDVTLRYIQDLLAWVEENQRRLETAEWGSDLPTVESQLGSHRGLHQTVEDFKAKIERARADENQLSPVSKSTYREYLAKLDLQYARLMNLSKSRLRNLDQLHAFVSAATKELMWLNDKEEEEVNYDWSDRNTNMTAKKENYSGLMRELELKEKKISDIQTAGDRLIKEGHPGKKTVEAFTAALQTQWSWILQLCCCIEAHLKENTAYYQFFADVKEAEEKMKKMQDTMKKKYTCERSTTATRLEDLLQDTLEEKEHLNEFKTHVAGLNRRAKSVVQLKPRNPTTAIKGKLPVQAVCDFKQMEITVHKGDECALLNNSQPHKWKVLNRSGSEATVPSVCFLVPPVNKEALESVSNLDTGLQQMSTLWQKLHADMKGLLSWQYLMKDIQFIRTWNITMLRTMKVDEYRQILRNLELHYQDFLRDTANSQQFSPEDRMQMEKDYKMTTQHYEKLLRTMEKRPVIKSRGDQDESVCKTYISQIKDLRLQIEDCESRTVAHIRQPVEKDPLKDCLQKTTDQKRVHVELEGIKKNLDNVAQKAEEVLASPEQSSTPVLRSELDITLQKMDHTYSLSSVYLEKLKTIEVVIRNTLGTEDILKKYEDRLREVYKVPTDTKEVDTYHAELKKMRGEAEGQQPAFDALEGQLAKAIIVSERMAQVHRERDAELDHYKQHLGSLQERWHAVFAQIDLRQRELEQLGRHLGYYRESYDWLIHWIADAKQRQEKIQAVPIVDSKTLKEQLAQEKKLLEEIEKNKEKVDECQKYAKAYIDTIKDYELQLVAYNAQAEPLTSPLKKTKVESASDNIIQEYVTLRTRYSELMTLTSQYIKFIKDTQTRLEDEEKAAEKLKEEERKKMAEMQAELEKQKQLAEAHAKAIAKAEKEAKELKLMMQEEVSKREVVAVDAEKQKQNIQQELHELRNISEQEIKSKSQQVEEALQSRAKIEEEIRVIRLQLDTTVKQKSTAETELKQLREKAEEAEKLRKAAQEEAEKLRKQVTEETQKKRKAEDELKFKCEAEREAAKQKQKALEDLEQLKLQAEEAERRMKQAEVEKDRQISLAHEAAQKSATAELQSKRMSFVEKTSKLEESLKEKHGTVMQLQEEADRLKKQQEEADRARVDAEKELEKWRQKANEALRLRLQAEEEAHRKTLAQEEAEKQKEEAEREAKKRSKAEESALKQKEMAEQELERQRKLAEATAQQKLSAEQELIRLRADFDHAEQQRSLLDDELYRLKNEVNAAVQQRKQLEDELTKVRSEMDILLQLKSKAEKESMSTTEKSKQLLETEAAKMRDLAEEAAKLRAIAEEAKRQRQVAEEEAARQRAEAERILKEKLAAINDATRLKTEAEIALKEKEAENERLRRQAEDEAYQRKALEDQASQHKQDIEEKIDQLKKSSEMELGRQKAIVDETLKQRRIVEEEIRILKLNFEKASSGKLDLELELNKLKNIAEETQKSKLQAEGEVERFRKLALEEENRRREAEEKVKKIAAAEQEAARQRQTAQEEVERLKKKAEEARKQKDDADMEAEKQILVAKEAAQRCSAAEHQVQSVLVQQKEDSLVQEKLKEEYAKAKKLAEEAEKAKEKAENEAALLRQKAEEAERQRQAAEEEASRQAQAQEDAERIRKEAEFEAAKRAQAETAALRQKQQADAEMAKHKTLAEQTLKQKSQVEQELTKVKLQLDETDKQKSLLDDELHRLKDEVSDAVKQKAQVEDELFKVKIQMEELIKLKIRIEEENQRLIRKDKDNTQKFLEEEAENMKKLAEEAARLSIEAQEAARMRQIAESDLAQQRALAEKMLKEKMQAIQEASRLRAEAEMLQRQKDLAQEQAQKLLEDKQLMQQRLEEETEGFQKSLEAERKRQLEITAEAEKLKLWVSQLSDAHSKAEEEAKKFKKQADEISARLHETELATKEKMTVVEKLEVQRLSSSKEANELRQAIADLEKEKSKLKKEAEDLQKKSQEMAAAQQEQIKQEKTILQQTFISEKEMLLKKEKQIEDEKKRLESQFEEEVKKSRALQEEQQQQQRHMEEEKKKLQSTMDTALKKQKEAEEEMLKKQKEMQELERKKLEQEKMLAEENQKLRDKLQQLEVIQTHQISRTQEMEIQTVDLNGQSVEVDSRNGESALYFDGIREKVPASRLLEVGLLGNKDYDKLTKGKIRVNELSQTENLKTILKGKNCIGGLLVHPNNKMPIYQAIKEKKIAPGTGLVLLEAQAASGYIVDPVKNKKLSVNEAVKEGLIGPELHNKMLSAEKAVTGYKDPYTEEKISLFEAMKKGLIVEDHAIRLLEAQIATGGIIDPINSHRVPIETAYKQGQFDAEINKILQDPSDDTKGFFDPNTQENLTYLQLMERCITDPETGLLLLPVTEKAALNARTFTEEETRDIFHKTTVSVPFGRFKGKTVTIWEIINSEYFTEDQKKDLIRQYKTGKITVEKIIKIVISVAEEKEKKHELEFDGLRRPVPAAELLESKVIDKDLYNKLHKGNKTIKEVSEMEAVYKSLKGSNFIAGVIINSTKEIMSLYQAIKKNVMKPGHAMNLLEAQAATGYIIDPVKNQMFTVDEAVKAGVIGPELHEKLLSAERAVTGYRDPYSGQTVSLFEAMKKELIHKDQGMRFLDAQLATGGIIDPVKSHHIPHDIACKRGYFADETNEVLNNPTDEIKGYYDPNTQEYVTYMQLQKRCLTDKKTGLQLLPLSEQAISNKEEQKFTEAQTKEAMTQANVEVQSGQFKGRKVTIWEIINSDYLTEEQRLDLIRQYRSGKMTIEKIIKIVITIVDEKEAKKQEQSSFKGLRAPVPAKSLFDSRIIDKTTLDLLQQGKMTPDEVSINNAVNKYLQGSESIAGIYLEPTKEKISIYQAMKKNLLRQNKGIALLEAQAATGFIVDPIKNQFLTVDDAVKAGVVGPELHEKLLIAEKAVTGYKDPFTGNKISVFQAMQKDLIPKEHGMPLLEAQTSTGGIIDPINSHRIPTDAACQQGYFSKEMAKSIAEISDKNKTFSDPDTDENVSYKQLKDKCMTDPQTGLNLLRISKPQAPTLVEKTYLYTEEQTQSDLASIQVDLPIESHAQGSMSLWDVMNSKLLPEEERIKLLDDYRSGKITKERMIIIIIEIMEQREIIRGQTIKSYDIVRRRVTIEELYNAHIIDLDTYNLLKQEKKTIREIMELQSVKQYLFGTGSVAGVRPDSSSAISIYQAMKRGLMKPEDAIGLLEAQAATGFIIDPIRNEMLTVDEAVRKGVVGPEIHDKLLSAERAVTGYKDPYSGKIISLFQAMKKNLVQEDYALRLLEAQISTGGIIDPEFNFHLPADVATQRGYISKETYERLSDEVKGYVDPVTEEKLSYFQLLKRCKVDQNGLYLLALAEKRPMFKGLRKEITMEELVRSQIIDAKTASDLSEGLITVEELSSRLKKYLEGTSCIAGVFLETTKDRLSIYQAMKKNMIRPGTAFELLEAQAATGYIIDPIKNLKLTVSEAVRMGIVGLEFKDKLMSAERAVTGYRDPYTGKTISLFQAMKKGLILKDHGIRLLEAQIATGGIIDPEESHRLPVEVAYNRGFFDQEMNEILSDPSDDTKGFFDPNTEENLTYLQLMERCITDPQTGLVLLLLKEKKREKTSSSKSSVRKRRVVIVDPETGKEMSVYEAYRKGLIDHQTYLELSEQECEWEEITMTSSDGEEKSIIIDRRSGRQYDIADALARGLIDQSSLDQYRSGNLAITEFADMLSGNMGGFRSRSSSFGSTSSYPMSPIPSIKTPTSVWNDPTEETGPIAGILDTDTLEKVSVSEAMHRNLVDSISGQRLLEAQACTGGIIDPSTGEKFSVADAASGGLLDKSMVDRINLAQKAFNGFEDPRTKAKMSAAQALKKGWLYYEAGQRFLEVQYLTGGLIEPEAEGRVSLEEAIKRGTIDARTAQKLRDVSAYSKYLTCPKTKLKISYKDAMDRSMTEEGTGLKLLEACSQSSKGLYSPYNISGAGSASGSRSGSRTGSRSGSRRGSFDATGSGFSMNFSSSSYTSTSYSRRF